From the genome of Lepus europaeus isolate LE1 chromosome 23, mLepTim1.pri, whole genome shotgun sequence:
CCAAGGTGCAACCCAAATGCCCCCTCTCCCGGGCAGCCTTCCAGGAGCCCTTGCTTCCCGGGCAGATAGCTTTTCCTCTGCTCCCACAGCTCCGGGTGTGTATATGTCAAggtgttaaatgagataataggaCCAGAAGGGCCCGTACCAGGGCGGAGACTCACACCCACTTGCTTCTCCCTGCGAGTTCGTTGTTGACCTGGATAAGAGCTCTTGGAAGGGCTGGCGCCGAACCTGACTCATGCTGGTCAGCTCAGGGCTGGGCACCAGTGGGCAGGCCTCCGGCACCCAGACCGGAGGTACAGGGGCGCCCTGCCCAGCCACGGGCCCAGCCGTGGTCTgcttccccatctccctctctgaaTCCCCACCCAGCACCCCCACCAGGCTGCCTCGTGAGTCCTCTGACCCTTGGACCTGGCCTCGGTTACCCCAACTGAGAAAGGGGCCTAACAACAGTCCCAGGAGCTTAGAAGTATTGCAACCTCACCGGTGGGGCATGAGGAGCGACCCAGAGCTGGATTCACAAGTGAATTCCCCAAGGGAGCTGCGAACGCCCCACCCCCATCTTCATGGTCCCTCCATTCCTCCCGGAAGTAAGGGGGGAATGGCTGTTGCGTCAGCTCAGACTGGTGTCTTGAACCATCCCCCTCCCCACTGGGGGTGGGAGGTTCTGGTTGAGCCTCGTTCTCCTGGGAGCCTGCAGGGGCCTCAGAGGGGGGCCGAGGGTCCTGGTCCCAGGGCCAGGGATGTCAGCCATGTGCCCCCCAGCCACCTCGGCCTCTGCCAGAGGGAAGCAGGAAGTCACATTCCCCGGGGAATTCACAAGGCCATGGCCATGCCTCCAGGGAGCCAGCGCTGTCACCTGTCCAACATCCGGGTCAGAGCCAGCGACCCACCTGCAGCCGCGGCCACACTCCCCAGACTCCACAGGGCGCAGCCACTCCCTGTGGTTCTGAGAAACTTTGACTTGAAACTGGCAGGGGGTCGGAGTTCTCCTGGGGACCCAGGGGGAGAGGGGGCCCAGAGAGGCTGTGTGACCTCCTGGGAGCCACCAGCTGGGCGAGGTGGGGGATGGGCAGGCTCTCCACCCCCAGGGCTGTGATAAGAATTCATCACGAGGGCGGCATGAGACCcctgcacatagtaggtgctctcCCTCCCGGTAAGCTCCTTAAAAGCAGGCCCATGATCATCTTCGTGCCAACTCCCTTCAAAGCTAGCTCCTATGGTGCTTTATGATGGCTTGCATACAACAGGTGCTCTATAATGGCTTAAGCGGAGGAATTCCTGGGCTCAGGGTTTAAGAGCAGCTTTTTGCACCAAGCTGACTGCAGCTGATTCCTGTCACCTACGCTTGGAAGCACGTGTTCTTCGGCCCGTGAGTTACCGGCTGGTGCCTCCGTTTCCTAGCCGGGAGTAATGATGGCACTCGCCTCGGAGGATTGGTGCTCACTGAGGGTCATGGCCATTGAGAGGTGTCCCAGGTGCACCCCGCTGCCCGACACCCAGCACCACTTGGTGGCAGCCCTGAGGCCCCATGGCCAAGCCTAGCCCGCAATTCCGGGGGTGGGTGGAGGGCAGCAGCTCAGCCACCAGTGTGGTTCCGGGATGCCGAGCTAGGGGAACGCGGGGATTTTCCTCTCGGCTGAGCTAGCTGACCTAGAGATCCCCAGATTAGGGCTCCCATGGCCTGTGGGCCTGCTGGTGGTGAGAGGCGTGACCTGGGCCCTGGGCCAATCACAGACTGCTACAATCACACATTGCTAcaatgtttccttttgttttgtggagcagcaggaccaGCTCTCCCTGGGCTCTGTCCAGATGCTCCTCCTGAATTCAGTGCTCCTATGTGGTTTCCCaaattctccccccccccccactgccttgGGGTCCCTTCCTTCTTCAGTTTTTGTACACCCCCTTTCCACCCGGTGACTGTGAAAGAACTCCccaaatgaataaagatgacaaaGGAGGTTGCAGTGGAATGAACTACACACATCAAGGCAATAGCAATGGAGTGGAATGCTATGCACCTGTTAAAAAGGCTGTTCTCAAAAATACTTAGTGACAGGGAAATACTAAAAAAACataaggggtgggggagagagtaTATGCAGTCATATATACAATTTGATCTTGATGCCATAGAATATGTGTATATAAcagtaattattatttatttatttttacaaatctttatttatttgagaggtaaagttacacacagtgagagggagagacagagcaaaaggttttccttctgttggtaaattccccaaatggccacaacagccagagctacactgatccgaaaccaggaacccagagcctcttctgggtctcccatgcaggtgcagggtcccaaggacttgggccatcttctactgctatcccaggccatagcagagaactggatctgaagaggggcagctgggactagaaccggtgcccatatgggatgcccggcgccacaggtggaggatcaacctgctgcgccatggagccggccccagTAATTATTAAACAAATGcatattgagcacctactatgccCTGGGCAGTGGGAGCGCAGGGAGGTAGAAGACAGCCCAGTCCAGCTGTCCAGGAGCCGTCAGTGCAGTGGGACACTCGGAGTCagaaggggcagggggccagggggaggggagggcaggtggaACAGAAGAGCTTCCTTAGACCAAGGGCGCAGGTGTCTTCTAACCAGGGAACTCCTGCTTCCTCCTGTTTCTGAGAAGCGCCCTGCACAGCCTCCGGGGaagcagtgacacacacacacacacacacgcacatgcacacacatacgcacacgcacacacacgcacgcacgcacacagccTTGGTCTCTTCTTCCCGGGTTCCGCGCTGGTTTACACGCTCTTCTTAGCTCCTAAATGTCAGAGATAATGTCTGGTTCACGCCACACCTCCCACACCGGCCACATTGCCTGCACCACAATCCCCAGGCGCCCAAGGCCTGCTGTCCGGCTGCTGGCCTGGTGCCTCGTCCCGTTATTCTCTCCTCATGGTGCATGGTGCTGAGCACGGCACCTTCATCGCTGCCCAACCTcctgcctcggtttcccctcCGATCCTCGCTGGGTCCACCTGAGGACAAGAGCAGGGCAAGGtcggccagggcgccggccccgggGACGGCCAGCAGCAGGTTCTTTGTCCCAGGAGCACAAAGCCGCCGTTGTATGGTGGCACGAGTCTGGGCAGTGAGCCATGGGGGACAGGCGGCGGCCGTGGGAGGAGTCGGCAGGGTTTCCAGTGCCCCCTCCTGCGGGCTGGCTGCCCAGGAGTCCTCCTCCCTGGGCCTGAAATATCAGTGAGCGATgcttcccagccccactccccaaagcgcccccgcccgccccccacccccagaatggAGGAGTAGGGAGGGGGAAGCCGCGGCAGGGGGGCCAGGCCGAGGGCAAGGCCCAGGAGCCGGGCCCTGATGTCGCTTGGTGGCCCTGCCCCATCCCGCGGGAGGTGGGGAGTAGacaagggagaggcagagctcgTGGGAGGCTGGGCCCTCGCCCCACAGCAGCCTGGCACAGGAGCCCCATCAGGACTTGGGGAGGGCACCCATTTAACGGAAGGGAATGCTGAGGCTGGCCGCAGCGCTGAAGCCATAGCTGTAGCCTTCTGAAGACGAGGTGTTGGTGGCCTGACTTTCTGCTGCCCCTTAGGTCATGAGCTGTCCAGGGCAGACAAGGGTGAGTTATCTCTGTATAAACAAACTAGTCCTGAGGAATCACTTAATTCCCTCGGGCCTCGGTTTTCCTCCTGCTActcacagccctgagctggccccTCTTGGCCTTTCCAGCCCTGACCCACCCTGCCCAGCGTCCTTGAGTTCTGCGCACTTTCTGACCTCTGTTCTCCCCTAGGAGgagccaccccactcctgccccagggccttcgcACATGCTATTCCTGCCACATGGATCGCTGTTCCCTTCTCATCCTTCGGGTCTGGGCTCACACTTGGCTTCCTCGGGGAGGCCGCCCCTCCCTCAGCCGTCACCACAGTGTAATGACAGTCGTCTGGTTCCTCTGATCCTGCCAATGGCCCGTGAACCCCTGTCGTCAGCATCTAGCACCTGGTGTCCGTGTTTGCAAGGATGGCCCCTgacagaggaaagaatgggcAGGCACTGACACAGCCGGGCAAGCTGCAGCTGGCAGCAATGGCATCCATCCCAGGGCGCCAGTCCAcgtcctggctcctccgcttctCGTCCAACaacctgctgatgtgcctggggaacaGGAGATGACGGCTCAGGACcgcgagtccctgccacccagggaggGTACgaggatggagctcccggctcctggcttcagcctgggccagccctggctgctgtggccagctggggtggtgaactggtggatggaggatagaagccctctttctcccccaccccacacctgtcactctgtctttcgaaaagaatatttttaaaaacctaaatagagagagggaggagtgcACGACATCTTGGGggcaggaggaaaggagagggctTGAGGAAGGAAAGCCCCTCCCAGGGCGtctcccctgctgcccctcctGCAGCGACCGGACGAAGAAGCGGTTTGTGGGACAGCCAGGGCCGGAGGACAAGGAGAAGATCAAGGCCGAGAGTGGCCGTGGCGTCCGCGGCTCCTACAAGCGGGACCTGTGTCCGGGAGAGCAGGGCGGAGCAGGGGCGTGACCTGGGATTCTGCAGCAGCTCCTataggtggagcagctggggtgggtgGAGCCAGGGAGGGACCAGGCCGCACAACTGATGGCAGCAATGGGCAGCCGCTAAGAGCCAAGAATgatctttctaaagatttagtttatttatttgaagggcagagttgcagagagagaagcagaaacagagacaaaaagagagaggtcttccattggctggttcactctgtaaatggccacaacagccaggcctgggccaggctgaagccaggagcctggagcttcatctgggtctccctcgtgggtggcaggggcctaagtgactggtccatcttccactgccttcccaagcgcattaacagtgagctggatcagaagtggaacaggggagactcgaaccagcactcctacatgggatgctggccccgcaggcagCAGCGTAACCCACCGTCCCAGGACCCCGCCCCCATCTTAGCCTGCATCTTCATCACTAGAcgaatgcctgccccagcatggacgCTTTGAAAAGCGGTCAACGCCAGCTGCTGGCAAGCACACAGACAGCCAGGCTGGCAGGGCTGCCAAAGCGCCCCAGCCCCTGTGGAGAGCAGTGTGCAGGTTTTTTTGTGCTTAGCACGCCACCCAGCAGGCCCACGCCGGCACGCTCCCCCTGGAGACATGGAAACATGTCCACCCAAACCTGCACCCCAAGAGCACCTGCAGATCTGGGGTCAACACAACCATCCCTCATGGGGGGAGCGAGTGCACAGCCTATGGGTCCATCAGGTCAGTATCACTTAGCAACCAGAGAGTCAGAACCACTGAGCCCCCATCGACGTGAACAAACCGACGGCCAGTGCTCAGTGGGagaaggcaggtgcaggggccaggagctacGAAAAGCACACGGCTGATGACAAGGGCTCAGGGGACTTTTTGGGGCAATGGAGGTGTTCTGTATCTGTTGTGGTTGTGGTGCCCCAACTTTCTGCATTTGCCAAAACCCACAGAATTCTATACgaaaacagtgatttttctctATGTAAATGATGTAtcaattaaaagttttttaatgtatttatttgaaagacagagagacagtaagagagagagagagatcaaatttCTATCCAgggttagcactgtggcatagtgggtaaatccaccacctgcagcactggcatcccatatgggtgccggttcaagtcccaagtcccagatgctccacttcctgtccagctctctgctatggcctgggaaagcagtaaaagatggcccaagtgcttgggcccctgcacccacgtgggagacccagaggaagctcctggatcctagcttcggattggcgcagttccggccattgtggccatctggggagtgaaccagcggatggaagacctctctctctctctctctctctctctcactctgactttcaagtaaataataaattaaaaaaaaaaattctacccactggttcactccccagatgcctgcagtaaccagggctgggctgcttctaaagccaggagaccagaactctatcccagttgcccacgtggttgcagggacccaagcacttgggccatcatcctctgccccccgggcacacaggcaggaagctggacaggaagcagagaagcggagacttgaacctggcacttgTGACTGGGATGTGGGATCCCAAGGAGGggcttaatttgctgcaccacaacatccaccCGACTTTTTGGAACCCAGAGAACAAGGAGCCCGCATACCACCAATATGCTAACTTCCCATCGATGTAGCGAAAGACAGCGTATGCAATTCGATGCAAAATGCACAGGATGAAATGTGCATGGTTTTAGTTCCATGTTTAGCAGTGTACTCTAACCAAAGCCCTAGGCGCTGCTTTGAGAGCGGTAGGCGTAGCAAGTTACCCTAGATTTCCTTAATGGCTTTGCTCTACAGCAAGAAAAGACATTTCTCTGGatgaaaaaataaactctttaaaatggaaaatgaaacgATCAGAAGCCAAGATAACAAGAGGCTGGTATTTGTTATTTGCCATGGGGACCTGTGGGTGTTTTTCCTATGGTGCTGGGAACACTTCCCCAGTCCTGCCCCCTGCAGGCTTACATGAGTCATTGCACACGTACGTGGCTTGCTTAGCCCAACACACAATTCCTCAGACTGTCCCACCAGCTCTCCTAcctccctcagcccagcccagctcctagGTCCCTCCCAAGCTGCTCTGCACTGGCTGGTACTTCTCTGTCTCCATTGGTAGGCTGTGAGCTCCGTGACACGTGGCTGGGAGCGGAGCCTCAGAGGGCAGCAGCAGAGCACGCCCCCGGCACCTGTCCCTGGAGTGCGGGGCGCCGTCCCAAGCCTGGCAGACAGTGCGAGCCTGCTGTGTGATCGTTTGAGCGGTCAGCCGGGCAGACACCCCCGTTAGCGAGTCCTGATGCCGCTCAGCTGGGAAAAAGCGTGGCCAGCCAGGAGGCGCCAAGAGACGCAGATTTGTGGCTGAAGGGCCCGCGTCCTGTATTGCACCCTAATTTGAGGTGGGGAGTCGAGGGCTTTCCTGGGAGGGGCAGAACGGCTCCCCCTGCCCCGCACGCCCGCAGCAGCTCCTCCCTACTCCCCAGGCCGCAACCAAGCAACGGAATGTTGTGTCGGTGGTTGCCAGGGCAACCAGAGCCTGTTGCTGGCTGCCCTGGGGGATCAGGGAGCCGGCTGTCTCCTCGTCAGTGGCCCAGGGCCCCGGGGTTGGTGGAGAGAAAGACGGGACACCTGCTGGGAGCTGTCcgtgccaccccctccccccaggagggATATTTCCAGCTGACTTTGCAGGAGAAACTGCCCACGTGGGTGAGTGGTGTCCGGGGCTGGAGACGGGCTGGAGACGGGGGCTGGggcttctctccccttctctccaccCCCTGGGAACCGGCGTCTTCAGGCACACGCAGTTCTTTGTGGGTGATTATTGCCCCCATTttgcagaggaagaaactgaggctcagaggaaaACTGCAGCTTCCCCAAGGCCTTGGttagggcagagctgggccgggaGCCAGGGATCCAACCTGCTCttggccgccccctccccagctgacATCCAGGTTAAATCCTTGGAACCAAGGTGGAAAGGACTTACACAGGCACCGCCccaacacacagatacacagacatgacacacatagatacagacgcacatagacacacacagacacgatACACatagatagacacacacagacacacacagacacgacacacatagatacagatgcacatagacacacacagacacggacacacaTAGATAGACACACATAGACTCATACAGACAcggacacacatagacacacacagacacgacacacatagatagacacacacagacacggacacacatggatacagacacacatagacacacacagacacggacacacatacatacagacgcacatagacacacacagacatggacacacatagatacagatgcacatagacacacacagacacgacaCACATAGATAGACACACATAGACTCATacagacacggacacacacagacacacacacagacacgacacacatagatagacacacacagacatggacacacatggatacagacacacatagacacacacagacatgacacacatacagacacacatagacacacacagacacgacacacatagacacacatagacacacacagacacgacaCACATagatagacacacagacatggacacacatagatacagacacacacacagacatggacacacacagacacacatagacacagacacatacagacatggacacacacagacacacacagacacagacacacatagatacagacacatacagacatggacacacacagacacacacagacacagacacacatagatacagacacacatagacacacacagacacagacacacatagatacagacacacatagacacacacagacacgacaCACAtagatagacacacagacacggacacacatagatacagacacacatagatagacacacacagacacggacacacaaggatacagacacacatagatagacacacacagacacggaccacacagggatacagacacacatagacacacacagacacagacacacatagatacagacacacatagatagacacacacagacacacacagacacgacacacatagacacacagacatggacacacatagatacacacacacacacacactcggccTGCCCCTGGGGAGAGCAGGCAGGATGTGTGTCCTGCTGTGAGCTCAGAACTGTGAGCTCAACTGTAAGCCCTCAACCTCAGTCTTGGCAGCTGTGAAATGGGCGCGCGTTCCCCGGGGAGAGAGACCTTGCTCGGTCCCTTCTGCTCCTCTCCTCCCCGAGAGCTCGGAGCGCCACCTCCTGGCCACTCCCGCAGAGGCGTCGGGGTCACCTTGGGCTCCTTCCCCACAGCGGCTGGGGGCCCCTGCTCCTCCCAACCCCCCCTCTCCCTGTCGCACGGCTGCTGCCTCCCTCAGAGTCAAGGTCAAAGCCACTCTCCCCACAGCCCCCCATTGCcatcactcccccccccccccccgtcgcTCCAGCTGCACTCTGTCCTGGCCGCTGCTTCCCTCCAGGTCCCGGCTGGCCCTGCGGCTGCGATTCTGGTCCCTGGAGTGAGTGTCTGGGCGGCTCCCTCTTCCCGTCCAGGTCCTGTCCCGTGTCACCTCCGCATACTGGCAGTCCTGCGGGCTGAGCAGTCTTCCATCCCGGTGCCAATCAAATCCAAGCATTATTTATGGGCCTGATTTTCTGAGGCGCCCAGCAGAACGCCGGCTCCTGGGGGCGGGAGGTCTTCACCTGCCTTCTGCACAGAGCCGCGGCTCAGCACACTTCGTTGACCAAGGGAAGAATTCCCAAGCCAGTAGCTGCCTCCTGGGGGCCCTCCAGGTGGTACTGACTCCctcgtcccccccccccaccccgcagccccTCCGGGAAGATGCTGGAGTCCAGCGGGCGTCGTTTCCCACCAGCACTGCGACTCCTGGAGAAGAGGCGGGAGCTGGCGGATGTGGACTGGAGCCTGCGGGACCACAGGGAGGTGAGCCTCAAGCAGAGGTGGTGAGAGCGGGGTGGGGCGTGCCGTCCGGGGGTCTGAGACAAGCCATGGCACCCCGCGGAGCCCCGAGTTCCCCAGCTGTCAGACGGGGTCAGCAGCTGGTGCCAAGACATTTGTATGCACCAACCAATAAATGAAGGTGCGGGCAGCGCATTGGGATCTGGGGGGTCCTTGGGGGTTCACAGTCCAGAGAGGAAAACAGGTGTCCTGGCGGTGATCGCCGTGTGAGAAGCACTGGGCAGCCCCCTGGGAGCCCAGAGTGTGTGAGCCCCTACTTCCACACGGGGATGGACAGTCAAGGAGGGCTTCCTAGAGGAGGTGTTGGGAACTGCTGAAAAGGGCAAATTGGCTTTCCCAGCAAAGGCGGACAGGGTGAGAAGTGGGAAACAGGCAGAGGGAAGATCGTGGGCAAAGATCGCAGGGCAGGTGTCGAGTCGCTGGGAGAGTGTGCCAGGATGGACCGGAAGACGAGGTCAGCAGACAGGAACACGGACATCTGTGGGCTACAGGAAGGCACGCGAGTGACCGGGGATGGTGGGAGCCACAGTGGACTGGAGCAGGAAGCGGCTCGGGGACCAGGAACCATACTTGGGAGGGGCTGAGCGGGGTGGCTACGGGGAGGAAGCACTTGACGCCCTAAATGCACACAGCGCGCCACGCCCCTCTCCCGCAGGAGTTCCAGACCAGGATGGCGGCCCTGGAGCAGCGCCGTGAACGGCTGGAGCAGAAGGAGCAGGCGCTGAAGGCGTCCTTGGTGCGCTCCGACCAGTTCCTGCAGGCAGGTGCGGCCGGGAAGGCCGGCCCTGGGAGCGGGAGCCCCGGAGCACTGCCGGAGCAAGGCCCTGAGCGTCTGGCCCAATGCGGCCCGCGGACCACCAGGGCTCGGCTTGGCAAAGCTGCGgaggttagcagggagccagcgCGGCCAGCTCCGGCGGCCTGAGTTcgcttcctccccaccccactgcccagGAGGCCGAGGCCCGGCGCCGCCTTGCGCTGCAGAGGGCGGCTCAGGAGCGGCTCCAGGCGGGCCGCCGGGAGGCGGAGGCGCTGCGGCTGCGGGCCCAGCTCGAGGAGCTGCGCGGGGAGCGGGAGCggctgcagcgccggctgcagcgcctgGAGCCCTGCGCGCACCTGCTGGGGAAGGTGTTGGAGCACCTGCCGGAGGTGAGCGCCGGGCGGCAAGCAAGGAGTGCGAGCCAGCCTGCAGCGCGGGCTATCCGTTCTCGGGGCGCACTAGTGGAGCGCCGACTGGATGCCAAGAACCACCACTTGGCACGTTCTGTTTTgaaccccacccccccccccaaacacacagCCCCACAGAATGGGCGCTCTTGTTGACCCATTTTACCGGTGGAGAAATCGAGGGGTTTCAGAAAGGTGCGGTTAGGCGAGCGGGGGCGGAAGCAGACATCCGTTGGAGACGTTGGTGAGCCAGTGCTCACCGGGGTAGTGGGCCTGGGGAGGCTTCGCCGCgagctgggggagggtgggagtaGGGCTTCAGCGGGCGCCGGGTGGCGCGCCCATGTTGCAGTTGGGCCCATGGAGGCGGCGCTGGGGGGGACGCCGgccggccgggggctgggggcggggactgCAGGCCGGTCCCGGGCCCCCTCCCGCAGTTCCAGGAGGTTCCAGAGCTGGTGGCGCGCTGGGACGGCCTGGCCGACTCGCAGGCGGCGCTGCGGCTCGCGGAGCGGGAGCGGCTCGCCGAGCTGGAGGCCGCCCGGGCGCGGCTGCAGCGGCTGCGGGACGCCTGGCAGGACGAgctgctgcggctgggccagCGGCGGGCGCAGCTGCGGGAGCAGCTGGAGGCGGCGCGGGAGCGCACGCTGCAGTGGGTACGGCCGGGGCTGGGGACCGAAGCGTCAGAGAGCGCTTGGCAGGGGTGGCGCGCGGTCCACCTGTCTGCACCCGTGGGCCCCGCCCGCCGGGAGTCTGTTCTTACCTTAGTTGGGAGCCGGGTTGAGGGTTCCCCAGGAATCCAAGTGGGTCCGGATCCAGAACACGGCAGCCGAGAAGACCCTACTCCTGGGCCGCGCCAGGATGGCGGCGCTGGACCTGTTCCAGCGAGTGTGCCAGCACCAGAGGCGGCCGCCCGCCCTGGACATCGAGGACACCGAGGGGCAGCTGGAGCAGGTGAGGCCCCTTCCACATCACCCGCAGCCCTGCGACACAGATGGCGCCTCCTCTGGGCCCCTCTGGGCCCGCAGTGCTCAGAGCCCTTGCCCCAGAGCCCAGGGTTTGTGATCTGTTCGTGGCTCCCAGAGAGCCGGACCCCCCCTCGGGTCTCCTGCCCAGGGTGACACTGCCTATTCAgaccagcccctctcctctccccggaTCAGACAGTGCCAGCGAGCAGTGGCGCCCGAGGCTGGGGCTCCCTGCCATTGCCACCGACACCCTGCCCCCTGGGCGAGTCCCAGCTCCCctgaggggtgggaggtggagttGTGCGTGGCCCGTCTTCCTGTACCATGGATGGTGCCACCAAGTGTCACCACAGGCCTGGGTGCTCTCTTCCGGAAGGCTGTGGAACATGTGGCATGGGCTGGTGCCGGAGGGAGGGGCTTCCAGACTCCAGACagtgcgcttttttttttttttttttgacaggcagagtggacagtgagagagagatagaaagaaaggtcttcctttttgccgttggttcaccctccaatggccgctgcggccagcgcatctcgctgatctgaagccaggagccaggtgcttctcctggtttcccatgagggtgcagggcccaagcacttgggccatcctccactgccttcccgggccatagcagagagctggcctggaagaggggcaacagggacagaatccggtgccccaaccgggactagaacccagtgtgccggcgccgcaaggtggaggattagcctgttaagccatggcgccagccaacagTGCGCTGTTTCTAGAAGCAGGGCCCCTTAGAGATGTgaagggaaaagggaggaggcacccacctcccccacccatcCCCCTTTCCGTCCTGCACCAACCGCCACA
Proteins encoded in this window:
- the CFAP73 gene encoding cilia- and flagella-associated protein 73, translating into MAPDRGKNGQALTQPGKLQLAAMASIPGRQSTSWLLRFSSNNLLIDRTKKRFVGQPGPEDKEKIKAESGRGVRGSYKRDLPSGKMLESSGRRFPPALRLLEKRRELADVDWSLRDHREEFQTRMAALEQRRERLEQKEQALKASLVRSDQFLQEAEARRRLALQRAAQERLQAGRREAEALRLRAQLEELRGERERLQRRLQRLEPCAHLLGKVLEHLPEFQEVPELVARWDGLADSQAALRLAERERLAELEAARARLQRLRDAWQDELLRLGQRRAQLREQLEAARERTLQWESKWVRIQNTAAEKTLLLGRARMAALDLFQRVCQHQRRPPALDIEDTEGQLEQVKLFILGLTATLASLAHVEPRPLPAGPHPDPGRQS